GATTGGCGTATCGAGAGGATGCAAACCCGCTTTAAGTATAAACAATCTGCTCAGCCTGTAACCGAAACTGCATTAACTTACAAAGACGGAACGCCTAGGGATGTTATTAAACAAGGAAATGTAGGTACAAAATTTGCTGAAGGTACACCTTCAGACAAATATCTGTATGATAAGATTGTTTTTGACTCACCTCTTGAAAAAGCTAATATCATGACTGATATTGATGAGGTTGTAGTCTACGGAAAAATCCCAAAATCAAGCGTTGCTATTCCTACGATAGTCGGCGAAAACTATAGCCCTGACTTTATGTATGTTGTTAAGCATAAAGACGGAACAAAGGAATTGAACATTATTGTGGAAACAAAGCTGGTAGAAAATAAGTCTACACTTCGTGGTATTGAAGATGCTAAGATAAAATGTGCTGAGGCTTTCTTCAAGCAACTTACTATCGATGGATACACTGTTTCGTTCCATACACAGTTAAGCAATAAAAAAGTTAAGCAGATTATAGAAGATGTAATTGCTGGATAGCTAGTAACAATAGTGTTAGTTGTGAATGATTGGAGGTATCTATTTAATGAACAAATATGATATCAAAAAGTTAATTTCACTAAAGCAGGAAGGCAACTATTGGGATTTTAAACGAGAATGGTATTCCCAAGACAAGAAAGCTGATTTACTACATGATATTATTTGTATGGCTAACACTCTTCTGAATAGAGATGCTTATATTATTATTGGTGTTGATGAGGAAAATGATTATTCATTTTCCTCTGTGAAGTCTGATCCAAACAGAAAAACACACAGAAATTGGTTGATTTTTTAAGAGAAAAGCATTTTGCTGGTGGAGTTAGACCTATTGTCAGTGTTAAAAATATCTCCTTCGGCAAAAATGAAATAGATGTAATTGTTATACACAACAGTAATACAACACCATTTTATTTAACTGATCATTATCAGTCTGTAATGGCTAATAATATCTACACACGAGTAATGGATTCAAATACACCAAAGAATAAATCTGCTGATTTATCGCAAATAGAGACACTATGGAAAAAACGTTTCGGATTACTTTCACCGCCATTAGAAAGAATGATGCTTTATTTGAAAAGATCTGACTTGTGGGATTATTCTCCCCACTATTGTTGTACAGAGAAAAGGTATTACAGATTTTCACCTGAATTTACTATAGAGAATAATATAGACGAAAGTAAAAATGGATATCAATATTACTTGTTTAATCAAACCGATATTCACTCTAGATGGTATGATATCAATTTGTATTATTACCAAACAATGCTCGCTTCATTAGAAGGATTATCGCTTAATGGTGGTCGTTATTTTACGCCTTCTCCTAGAACTGACGGTGTATTATTAACACAATATCATCATTGGGATATTGCGTTTAAGTATTTCATTAAAGACTCAATTGAATATATCGTCCATGAGTTTTACTATCATCCAGATGGTGATGATGAGACAATAGCACATGATAGATTTATGGAATGTATCCTTGTGTTTGATACAAATGCTGAAAAAGAAGAGTTTAAAGAATACCTTAAACAAAATTGGAAAAACAAAGAAAACTATAACGACAACATATGGTTGCCTTGCTTTGAAAAGGTAAATGGATACAATATGGATGTAATTCAAGAGGGATATCTAAATTCTCAAATATTCCAGAAAATGTTTATTGAGTTTCGTAATAACAAAGGAGGTTCGTTTCGTGGATGATGAATATTCTATATTGGAGGATTCTGTAAGAAATACTTTTGGAAGTGTTGTATGGTCACACAAAATCCAAGAAAAACAGGCTGATATATATTTTTCACAATATAAATGCATGGAAACTATTAAAATAGCAACTGCATCCCTAACATCGGTTGGGATTGTTTCTTTAATATTTACAGATCAAATGTGGTTGAAAGTGTTATCTGCATTAATATCATTTGTATCAGTTTTCATTAGTGCTTTTTTTAAATCTTTTGATTTACAGACGTTAGTTTCAGCTCATAAAAATTCCGCTCAGAAACTGTTGAAAATTAGGGATGAATTAAAATTGTTATTAATGTTAATTCATCTAAAACAAAAAACAGTAAATGAGTTAGCAGATATGTATCAGGATATTGTAGAAAAGTTAGATGTCCTATATGCTGAAGCGCCACGCACTACTGACAAAGCTGTAAAAAAAGCACGCACTGCATTAAATGTGAATCATGACAATCAATTTACTGATGAGGAAATAAACTGTAATCTTCCTAACTCTCTACATGGGAGGTAAGAAAAATGAGTGATTATATAAAAAAGAGAGGCGAAGTAATAGACCAAGGTATTCGTTCAACTATTTCAAAACGTTATCATACCGTTACGGCCGCCATTAATAAAGAATTTTGGGGTATTTCAAGTGATACGCAAAATAGCTTCTATGTTGGTTCATATGGACGTGGAACTGCAATTGACACAAGTGATATAGATATTTTGGTTGTTTTGCCTGAGAATGTGTATTTAAAACATGATGTGATAAATGGTAATGGACAATCACGTTTATTACAATCAGTTCGTCAAGCGATTATTTCATCATACCCTCGTAGCGAAGTACGTGCAGATGGGCAAGTTGTAAAAATAAACTTTAGTGACGGAATGAAATTTGAAATTCTTCCAGCATTTAAAAAAACAGACTGGTATGGCTCTTGGGATGGTACATACAAATATCCTGATACTAATATGGGTGGTAACTGGCGTTCAACAAATCCAAAGGCTGAACAAGAAGCAATGAAAAACAAAAACTCTAGTAGCAATGGTTTATTACTAGATACTTGTAAACACTTTAGGTTCATAAGAGACACATATTTTAGTAGTTACCATCTGTCAGGAATTGTGATTGATAGTTTTGTCTATCATGCAATGGGTGGATGGAGATGGTCTGATCCAGGAAGTACTTCTTCTTCAGCTAGTGGAACATATGAAAATGTTTTATTAGAATACTTAAATCAAAACTCTATGTGGGGCAACCTCACTCTTACCGCGCCAGGGAGTGAAGAAAACATATCTACAGAGAGTAGTCTAGAATGTTTAAGGAAAGTAGTTAATTACATTACCAAATAAAAAAACGACCACACAGGAGCATTGCAACTCTTGTATGGTCGTTATTTCTTTTGTCACCGCTTGAAGGCGTCACTAAAAATCTGCTTTTCTAAAAATCCCTAAGTGAAGTCCTCTTTCTCGGACCTTCTTTTTTGGAAATGACATCAAGAGGCTAGAACTGAATTTGTCATCAAATTAACATCATTTTCCTGGTCCTTGTCACTGATTTGTAATGAAAACGTACTTTCTTTGTAAGGTTCAAAATGCTATAATGCTCTAAACAATTTTCCTTGCATAAGGAGGTTATTATGAAAAAAGATAGATTGTTAAAGAATCCTTTCTTGGTGCGTCTACTTGGTTTGCTGATGGCATTTTTCTTCCTATCAGCATTCACTGCACCTGAAAAACCAGACTATGGTATCTATGACCCAAATCATTATTTGACAGAGGAAGTAGTTACTCAGATTCGTGATTTGAATGAAGCCAATAGTCAAAAGGCAGAAAAGCTCCAAATAGGTGTCTATATCGTAGACAGTCTGGAAGGAGAAAGCATTGAAACGGTGGCTAATGAAACTGCCAGGGCTTGGAAGATAGGCTATTCAGGAGATAATTTTGGAAGTCTCATTGTAGTAGCCGTTCAAGACCGTAAATCAAGAATTGAAACCAGTAATAACACCGCCATTAGAATAACGGACTATCAAACCAAGCAGATCTTGGCAGCTAGCCGTACAGATTTTAAAACTGGTGACTATGGTAAAGGAATTCTAGCGATTGCCAAAGCCTTGGACAATCAGTTTTATAGAGGAAGTGGAACATTTCCATCTGATGAATCCTCTGAAATCAAACGTTATTCTGATAGCATCAGTGGGAAAAAATCGAGTCGCAATAGTAGCTCGTCTAGTCATCGTAAGAACAGTGACCCTATGGACAATGTGTTCGGATTCGGGATAATCATTTATTTCATTATCGTATTTATAGCTATTATTAGAGGAGGCGGCGGTGGCCGAGGAGGAGGTTCCTCTGACGGAGGATGGTGGTTTAGTGACTCATCCGACTCAGGTTCTTCTTGGTCAGATTCAGGCTCAGACTCTTCTAGTAGCTGGGACGGTGGTGGCTTCGATGGCGGTGGATCATCCGATGATTGGTAATATTCATGTAAAAATTAAGGAAATAAGTAGGTTTAGATATGAAAAATAAAGGAATTATTTATGTGTTGAGCATTTTGCTGGCTATTATCTTGCTTGGCGGTTGCTCAGTAGTAGGCACTTATAACGGACTTGTCTCTGAACAAACCAAGGTCGAACAAGCTCAAGCTGATGTAGCGACAGCTCTTCAACGTCGTTCTGACTTGATTGGAAATTTGGTAGAGTCTGTAAAAGGCCAGATGAACCATGAGACAGAGGTTTTCACCAAGATTGCGGAAGCTCGTGCTAAAATTGGGAATGGCTCCGTGACTTCAAAAGAAAATCAAGAGGCTCAAGGAGAGTTGAGTTCCGCTATTTCACGATTGATCTCGCTAACAGAAAATTATCCAGAACTCAAGAGCAATCAAAATGTGGAACAACTCATGACGGAACTGGCTGGAAGTGAAAATCGTATCTTTGTAGCCCGCAAGGATTACAACAAAGTGGCAACGGAATATAATCAAAAATTAAGAAGCTTTCCAACAGTTCTTTTCGCTAACATGATGAACTTTAAAGAGGCAGAAACCTTTAAAGAAAGCGAAGAAGCTAAGACAGCTCCAAAGGTTGACTTTAGTACTTCTACAACCAAAGAGTAGGCTTGAAATTTCTAAAAGAAAATCAATGATTAGCAATAGTTTGAACATTTACAAAAAAAGGCTCTAAATGAGCCTTTTTTGACTTGTATAAACACGGATTCTTTCTTGAAAAAGCTAGGCAAATATGCTACAATAAAAAGAACATTCTAAAATATTCAGAATTTAAAGTAAGGAAAAAAATGGCAAATTTATTAAAAACAATCATCGAAAATGATAAAGGGGAACTCCGCCGCTTAGAAAAGATGGCTGATAAAGTCCTCAAATACGAAGATGAAATGGCTGCTTTGACAGATGAGCAGTTGCAAGCTAAGACAGAAGAATTTAAGCAACGTTATCAAAATGGTGAAACGCTTGATCAACTCTTGTACGAAGCCTTTGCGGTTGTACGTGAGGGAGCTAAGCGTGTTCTTGGACTTTTCCCATACAAGGTTCAGGTTATGGGTGGTATCGTTCTTCACCACGGTGACGTTCCAGAAATGCGTACAGGTGAAGGGAAAACCTTGACAGCGACAATGCCGGTATACCTTAATGCCCTTTCAGGGAAAGGTGTCCACGTAGTTACCGTCAACGAATACCTTACAGAGCGTGACGCGACTGAAATGGGTGAGTTGTACTCATGGCTTGGTTTGTCAGTAGGAATTAACTTGGCTGCAAAATCTCCAATGGAGAAAAAAGAAGCTTATCTCTGTGATATTACTTACTCAACGAACTCAGAAATTGGTTTCGACTATCTTCGTGACAACATGGTTGTTCGTGCAGAGAACATGGTTCAACGTCCGCTCAACTATGCCTTGGTCGATGAGGTTGACTCTATCTTGATCGACGAAGCTCGTACACCATTGATCGTTTCAGGAGCTAATGCAGTTGAAACAAGCCAACTTTACCATATGGCTGACCACTTTGTGAAGTCTTTGGATAAAGATGACTATATCATTGATATTCAGTCTAAGACAATCGGTTTGTCTGATTCAGGTATTGACAAGGCTGAAAGCTTCTTCAAACTAGAAAATCTTTATGATATCGAAAATGTGGCTTTGACTCACTTTATCGACAACGCCCTTCGTGCCAACTACATCATGATTCTTGATATCGACTATGTGGTTAGCGAAGAGCAAGAAATCTTGATTGTCGATCAATTTACTGGTCGTACAATGGAAGGCCGTCGTTACTCTGATGGTTTGCACCAAGCGATTGAAGCTAAAGAAGGTGTCCCAATCCAAGATGAAACTAAGACATCAGCATCGATCACCTACCAAAACCTTTTCCGTATGTATAAAAAATTGGCAGGTATGACAGGTACTGGTAAAACAGAAGAAGAAGAATTCCGCGAAATCTACAACATTCGTGTTATTCCAATTCCTACTAACCGTCCGATCCAACGTATCGACCATTCAGACCTTCTTTACGCTAGTCTCGATGCAAAATTCAAGGCTGTAGTAGAAGATGTTAAGGCGCGTTACCAAAAAGGTCAGCCTGTCTTGGTAGGTACTGTTGCCGTTGAAACCAGTGATTTTCTTTCTAAGAAATTGGTTGAAGTAGGCGTACCTCACGAAGTATTGAATGCTAAAAACCACTACAGAGAAGCACAAATCATCATGAATGCTGGTCAACGTGGTGCGATCACTATCGCAACCAACATGGCCGGTCGTGGTACCGATATTAAGCTTGGTGAAGGTGTTCGTGAACTTGGTGGTCTTTGTGTCATCGGTACAGAACGTCATGAGAGCCGTCGTATCGATAACCAGCTTCGTGGACGTTCAGGTCGTCAAGGTGACCCAGGTGAGTCACAGTTCTACCTGTCACTCGAAGATGATTTGATGAAGCGTTTCGGTTCAGAACGTTTGAAAGGTGTCTTTGAACGTCTTAATATGTCTGACGAAGCAATCGAATCTCGTATGTTGACACGTCAGGTCGAAGCAGCGCAAAAACGTGTTGAAGGAAATAACTACGATACTCGTAAACAAGTCCTTCAATATGACGATGTTATGCGTGAACAACGTGAGATCATCTACGCACAACGCTATGATGTTATCACTGCAGAACGTGACTTGGCTCCTGAAATTCACGCCATGATTCGCCGTACGATTGGACGAATTGTCGATGGGCATGCTCGTTCTAAACAAGATGAAAAGCTTGAAGCAATCTTGAACTTTGCCAAGTACAATTTGCTTCCAGAAGATTCAATTTCACTTTCAGACCTAGAAAGTTTGTCAGACCAAGCTATTAAGGATGAACTATACCAACGTGCATTGAAAGTCTACGATAGCCAAGTTGCTAAACTTCGTGATGAAGAAGCTGTGAAAGAATTCCAGAAAGTCTTGATTCTACGTGTTGTAGATAACAAGTGGACTGACCATATCGATGCCCTTGATCAGTTGAGAAATGCAGTTGGTCTTCGTGGTTATGCCCAAAACAACCCTGTCGTGGAATATCAAGCGGAAGGCTTCCGTATGTTTAATGATATGATTGGTTCGATTGAGTTTGATGTGACTCGCTTGATGATGAAAGCACAAATTCATGAACAAGAACGACCACAAACTGAGCATCATATCAGTACGACAGCAACTCGAAATATTGCTGCGCAACAGAAAGATCTTCCAGCTGATTTGGACCTCAGTCAAGTAAAACGTAATGACTTATGCCCATGTGGATCTGGTAAGAAATTTAAAAACTGTCACGGTAAACGACGTTAAGAATGACTAATTTTCAGGCGGATGCCTAGTGAAAAGTGAATTTTCGCTTGGCGTCCGTTTGCTTTATAAGGAGATGGATAATGGTATTTTCAGCAAAAAGCCCTAAAATTAATATTGATGAAGTTCGTAGTTTGTCTAAACTAGAAGGACAAGTACTTGCGAACAAACTCCAACGTGATCAAGAGCTTGAAGCAATTATTCGTGGGGAAGACCAACGCATCTTATTAGTGATTGGTCCGTGCTCGTCTGACAATGAAGAAGCAGTTCTTGAGTATGCCAAGCGTTTGGCAAAATTGCAAGAAGAAGTCAAAGATCGCGTCTTTATGGTCATGCGTGTCTATACTGCTAAACCACGTACTAATGGTGATGGATATAAGGGATTGATTCACCAACCAAATGCCAAAGAAGCGCCTAGCCTCATCAATGGGATCAAGGCGGTTCGTCACTTGCACTATCGTGTTATTTCTGAAACAGGAATGACAACAGCAGATGAAATGTTGTACCCAGAGAACCTTCCTTTAGTAGATGATTTGATTTCTTATATGGCAGTTGGGGCTCGTTCAGTTGAAGATCAACAACACCGTTTTGTAGCTAGTGGAGCAGATTTTGCAACAGGTTTTAAAAATCCAACCTCTGGAAATCTCAATGTCATGTTCAACGGTATTTATGCAGCTCAAAACAAGCAAAGTTTCCTTTTCCTAGGGAAAGAAGTCGAAACTACTGGAAATCCTCTATCGCATGCCATTCTCCGTGGAGCTCTTAACGAGTACGGGAAAAACATTCCTAACTACTACTACGATAATTTGATGGATACTATTGCTCAGTATGAAAAGATGGGACTTGAAAATCCATTCATCATTATTGATACCAACCATGATAACTCAGGTAAACAGTATATGGAGCAGATTCGTATCGTTCGCCAGACTTTAATTAACCGTGATTGGAATGAAAAGATTAAAAAATATGTTCGTGGATTCATGATTGAGTCTTATCTAGAAGACGGTCGTCAAAATGAACCTGAGATCTTTGGCAAATCTATCACGGATCCATGCCTAGGATGGGAAAACACGGAAGCTCTTGTTCGCGAAATCTACCAAAGACTAGGAGAATAATATGGCATTTATCGAGAAAGGTCAAGAAATCGATATTGAAGCGATTAAGGCGGAAACACGGCTATCTGCAGAAACCTTGCAACATAAGGAAAATCGTGATCAAGAATTAGCAGATATCCTTTCAGGTAAGGATGATCGTATCCTTTTGGTCATTGGGCCTTGTTCGTCTGATAATGAAGAAGCGGTCCTAGAGTATGCCCGTCGTTTAGCAGACTTGCAGAAAAAAGTGGCCGATAAGATTTTCATGGTTATGCGTGTATATACTGCAAAGCCACGTACCAATGGTGATGGCTATAAGGGGTTAGTTCATCAGCCAGATACTTCTAAAGCGCCAAGTTTGATTAATGGGTTGCAGGCTGTTCGTCAGCTTCATTATCGCGTTATTACAGAAACTGGATTGACCACAGCGGATGAAATGCTCTACCCAGCTAATCTGGTTTTGGTTGATGACTTGGTGAGCTATCATGCGGTAGGTGCGCGTTCAGTAGAAGACCAAGAACATCGTTTTGTAGCTTCGGGAATTGATGCACCAGTGGGAATGAAGAACCCAACATCTGGAAACCTATCTGTGATGTTTAATGCCATCTATGCTGCACAAAACAAACAAACCTTTCTCTTTCACGGCCAAGAAGTTGAAACTTCAGGAAATCCCTTGGCTCACGTAATCTTGCGAGGAGCTATGAATGAATATGGGAAGAATGAACCAAACTTCTACTATGAAGCTCTCTTAAATGCTATCGGGCGTTACGAGTCTATGGGCCTTGAAAATCCATTTATCATGATTGATACCAACCATGATAATTCAGGGAAACAATATATGGAGCAAGTTCGAATTGTTCGTCAAGCTTTGCTCAATCGTGACTGGAATGAAAAAATCAAGAAGACAGTTCGAGGCTTCATGATCGAGTCTTACTTAGCAGATGGGCGCCAAAACCAGCCAGAAATCTTTGGACGTTCCATTACAGACCCGTGTCTAGGATGGGAAAACACAGTAGCCCTGGTAGAAGAAATCTATACTACCTTAACAAAATAAGTGAAAAGGATGGAGTTGGGGGTCTCAACTCCTTTTGAAGAAAATGATAGTTGGACATGGAATCGATATTCAAGAATTAGCTTCCATACAAAATGCAGTTGAAAAAAGAGAGGGCTTTGCGCAGCGTGTCTTGACAGACAAGGAAATGGAGCGCTTTGCCAGTCTTAAAGGTCGTAGACAGGTCGAATATTTGGCTGGTCGTTGGTCAGCTAAAGAGGCTTTTTCAAAGGCTATGGGAACGGGTATTGGAAAGCTAGGCTTTCAGGACTTGGAAGTTTTGAATAATGAGAGAGGGGCTCCCTATTTCAGCAAATCCCCGTTTTCAGGAAAAGTTTGGCTATCGATTAGCCATACAGATCAGTTTGTGACAGCTAGTGTTATTTTGGAGGAAAATCATGAAAACTAGTCCACATAGACCAACCAAGGCTCTCATCGATCTAGGAGCAATCCGCTACAATATCCAACAAATGGGAGCACATATTCCCAAAGAAACTCTCAAATGGGCAGTCGTGAAAGCCAATGCCTATGGACATGGCGCTGTAGCTGTTGCGACTGCTATTCAGGATGATGTAGATGGTTTTTGCGTTTCTAATATCGATGAAGCTATCGAACTTCGTCAGGCAGGGATTTCTAAGAAAATCCTCATTTTAGGAATATCCGAGGTAGAATCAATTCCGCTAGCGCAAGAATTTGATATTACCTTGACAGTAGCAGGATTGGAATGGCTTGAACATGTCCTTGCGACTGAGTCAGAATTATCCGGCTTAACCGTTCACCTTAAGATTGACTCAGGTATGGGACGCATTGGTTTTAGAAGTGCTAGTGAGGCTGAAGAAGCCCAAACTATACTCAAGAAACATGGAGCCAATGTCGAGGGAATCTTTACGCACTTTGCAACAGCAGATGAAGAGTCAGATAGCTACTTTAAGCAACAGTTAGCGTGTTTTCAGGGAATCCTAGATGACTTGCAGGAAGTACCAGAATTAGTACATGCGAGTAACTCCGCAACGACTTTATGGCATGCGGAAACGATTTTTAATGCTGTTCGCATGGGGGATTCTATGTATGGTCTCAATCCAAGTGGACAAGTTTTAGAATTGCCTTATGAACTAAAACCAGCCTTGACCTTAGAAACTGCTATTGTTCATGTTAAAATAGTTCCAGCTGGGGCTTGTATGGGATACGGAGCGACCTATCAGGCAGACAGTGAACAAGTCATTGCTACTTTGCCAATCGGTTATGCGGATGGTTGGACACGAGATATGCAGAATTTCTCAGTTCTGGTGGATGGCCAATTGTGCCCCATTGTAGGGCGTGTATCCATGGACCAAATCACCATTCGCTTACCTAAGTTTTACCCATTGGGTACTAAGGTAACTTTGATTGGCTCAAACGGTGACAAGGAGATTACTGCAACAGATGTAGCAGTCTACCGAGGAACGATTAATTATGAGGTAGTTTGTCTCCTCAGTGATCGAGTTCCGAGAGAATATCATTAAGAAACAGAAGGAAAGGAGAGGAGCATGAATTTACATCAACCCTTGCATGTCTTGCCTGGCGTGGGACCAAAATCTGCAGAGAAATATACCAAACTAGGAATTGAAAACCTGCAAGATCTCTTGCTTTACTTTCCTTTCCGTTATGAAGATTTTAAGACCAAGCAGGTGCTAGAGCTAGAAGACGGTGAGAAGGCAGTCCTGTCTGGTCAGGTGGTGACACCAGCTAGTGTTCAGTATTATGGTTTTAAGCGTAATCGCCTACGTTTTAGCCTCAAGCAGGGGGAGGTTGTTTTTGCAGTTAATTTCTTCAACCAACCCTACCTAGCTGACAAGATTGAACTAGGAGCAACCTTGGCTGTCTTTGGCAAGTGGGATCGTGCCAAGGCAAGCCTCACAGGAATGAAGGTTTTAGCCCAAGTCGAGGATGACCTCCAGCCTGTCTATCGTCTAGCACAAGGTGTCAGTCAAGCAGGACTTGTTAAGGTCATCAAGACCGCCTTTGATCAGGGGCTGGACCTCTTGATAGAGGAAAATCTCCCCCAGTCCTTGCTAGACAAATACAAACTTATGCCCCGAAGTCAGGCTGTGCGTGCCATGCATTTTCCTAAGGATTTGGCAGAATACAAACAGGCTCTTCGTCGAATCAAGTTTGAGGAGCTCTTTTATTTCCAAATGCAATTACAGACCCTCAAGTCTGAAAATAAGGTTGATGGAAGTGGTCTGGTCTTGAACTGGTCTCAGAAAAAATTAACTGCAGTAAAAGAAAAGTTACCCTTTGCTCTGACCCAAGCCCAAGAAAAAAGCCTGCAAGAAATCCTAACAGATATGAAGTCGGACCACCACATGAATCGACTCTTACAAGGGGATGTAGGAAGCGGGAAGACAGTGGTTGCAGGTCTTGCCATGTATGCTGCTGTAACGGCTGGTTACCAGGCTGCTCTCATGGTTCCGACAGAGATTCTTGCAGAGCAACATTTTGAAAGTCTAGAGAGTCTCTTTCCTGATTTGAAATTTGCTCTCCTAACAGGTTCGTTGAAAGCTGCAGAAAAACGTACGGTTTTGGAAACTATTGCCAAGGGTGATGTTGATGTAATCATCGGTACCCATGCCCTTATACAGGATGGTGTGGACTATGCCCGACTCGGCTTGATTATCATCGATGAGCAACACCGCTTTGGTGTGGGACAAAGGCGTATTTTACGTGAAAAAGGAGAAAATCCAGATGTCCTCATGATGACGGCAACTCCGATTCCACGAACCTTAGCCATCACCGCCTTTGGAGATATGGATGTTTCTATTATTGACCAGATGCCAGCAGGGCGCAAACCAATCGTAACACGCTGGATTAAACATGAGCAACTGCCCCAGGTTTTGACTTGGCTCGAGGGAGAAATTCAGAAAGGTTCTCAAGCCTATGTTATCTCTCCTTTGATTGAAGAATCTGAAGCCTTGGACCTTAAAAACGCCATTGCTTTATCAGAAGAGTTAACGGCTCATTTTGCAGGAAAAGCAAAAGTTGCCCTCTTACATGGGAAAATGAAGAGTGATGAAAAAGACCAGATTATGCAGGATTTCAAAGAGAGAAAGACAGATATCCTGGTCTCCACAACGGTTATCGAAGTCGGTGTCAATGTGCCAAATGCGACAGTCATGATTATCATGGATGCTGACCGTTTCGGACTTAGTCAACTTCATCAACTTAGAGGTCGTGTCGGTCGTGGAGACAAGCAGTCCTACGCAGTTCTAGTGGCCAATCCAAAAACTGATTCTGGGAAAGACCGCATGCGTATCATGACAGAAACGACCAACGGTTTTGTCCTTGCGGAGGAAGATTTGAAAATGCGCGGTTCGGGTGAGATTTTTGGGACCAAACAGTCAGGTCTACCAGAGTTTCATGTAGCTGATATCATCGAAGACTTCCCAATCCTTGAGGAAGCCAGAAAGGTAGCTAGCTATATCAGTTCCCTCCCTAATTGGCGAGAGGATCCAGAGTGGCACATGATTGCCTTAAATCTAGAGAAGAAAGAATATCTGGATTAAGCTTTTTCTAAGATAATGTTAAGTTTGCTTTTAGGGTGAGTATCTATACTAGAGTCATCATAAAGAAACGAGGACTCTCTCATGACTATTAAAGTAAATTACCCAAAGACATTTCAAAAAGAAATTCAACCTTCTCCTAAATACTAAGAAAAGAGCGAAATCGCTCTTTTTATTTTTTAAAACTACTTTCAGAGGGATTCTTGCAGGGGTCAGACATTAAATCCACTTTCCGTTTCCCTTTCTTTCTTGCATTGCTTCTCCATATGTGCTACAGTTATGATAACGTTTACAAAACAAAGGAGAATTCTATGAGAAATCCAGCATTAGTAGAAGAAATGAAAACATATAAAGGAAGAGATGAAGTTCCTCAGGATTTTGATGCTTTTTGGGATGGGGAGATTGATAAGGTTTCGGTCTTGCCAGATTACCAACTAGAGGAACGTGACTTTCATATTCCAAATGTTAAGTGCTATGAGTTAACCTTTAAAGGTACACGTGATGGACTTGTTTATGCACGTGTAGTCTTACCAAAATTAGATAAGAAAGTACCGGTTATTTTCCACTTCCATGGTTATATGGGACGTTGCTGGGATTGGACAGATATGCTAGCCTTTACCGTCGCTGGTTATGGGGTTGTATCGATGGATGTTCGTGGGCAATCTGGTTACTCACAAGACGGCTTACGTTCGCCTCTCGGA
The window above is part of the Streptococcus sp. Marseille-Q6470 genome. Proteins encoded here:
- the alr gene encoding alanine racemase; the encoded protein is MKTSPHRPTKALIDLGAIRYNIQQMGAHIPKETLKWAVVKANAYGHGAVAVATAIQDDVDGFCVSNIDEAIELRQAGISKKILILGISEVESIPLAQEFDITLTVAGLEWLEHVLATESELSGLTVHLKIDSGMGRIGFRSASEAEEAQTILKKHGANVEGIFTHFATADEESDSYFKQQLACFQGILDDLQEVPELVHASNSATTLWHAETIFNAVRMGDSMYGLNPSGQVLELPYELKPALTLETAIVHVKIVPAGACMGYGATYQADSEQVIATLPIGYADGWTRDMQNFSVLVDGQLCPIVGRVSMDQITIRLPKFYPLGTKVTLIGSNGDKEITATDVAVYRGTINYEVVCLLSDRVPREYH
- the recG gene encoding ATP-dependent DNA helicase RecG → MNLHQPLHVLPGVGPKSAEKYTKLGIENLQDLLLYFPFRYEDFKTKQVLELEDGEKAVLSGQVVTPASVQYYGFKRNRLRFSLKQGEVVFAVNFFNQPYLADKIELGATLAVFGKWDRAKASLTGMKVLAQVEDDLQPVYRLAQGVSQAGLVKVIKTAFDQGLDLLIEENLPQSLLDKYKLMPRSQAVRAMHFPKDLAEYKQALRRIKFEELFYFQMQLQTLKSENKVDGSGLVLNWSQKKLTAVKEKLPFALTQAQEKSLQEILTDMKSDHHMNRLLQGDVGSGKTVVAGLAMYAAVTAGYQAALMVPTEILAEQHFESLESLFPDLKFALLTGSLKAAEKRTVLETIAKGDVDVIIGTHALIQDGVDYARLGLIIIDEQHRFGVGQRRILREKGENPDVLMMTATPIPRTLAITAFGDMDVSIIDQMPAGRKPIVTRWIKHEQLPQVLTWLEGEIQKGSQAYVISPLIEESEALDLKNAIALSEELTAHFAGKAKVALLHGKMKSDEKDQIMQDFKERKTDILVSTTVIEVGVNVPNATVMIIMDADRFGLSQLHQLRGRVGRGDKQSYAVLVANPKTDSGKDRMRIMTETTNGFVLAEEDLKMRGSGEIFGTKQSGLPEFHVADIIEDFPILEEARKVASYISSLPNWREDPEWHMIALNLEKKEYLD